In Nitrobacteraceae bacterium AZCC 1564, the following proteins share a genomic window:
- a CDS encoding hypothetical protein (product_source=Hypo-rule applied; superfamily=50104,50494): protein MNVGQEVKIPIDESFTGPVCDYSVGFLRFKVANQIETAEPAGTGTFVKLGEVYGILTAGHVLQPMQQGETVGLVRFPSIEPVLQNYRLDLNHTERVVKWSGQNCEAPDIAFLKIPTIDGRNLEAIGAVFYNLAIPRDFRVSKPEHKMSKCSAIVGVVGEWTEEVDKGANPGKKIEVGGLFGAATNLREFKEGDADLVEVEIDHSSGPRIPKSYGGVSGGAAWELHVELDEKNKPVRVNKVLRGVAFRESQDRRKITCNDKSVVDALADTIAQNWP, encoded by the coding sequence TTGAACGTTGGTCAAGAAGTAAAAATCCCTATTGATGAATCTTTCACCGGCCCGGTCTGCGATTACAGTGTCGGCTTCTTAAGGTTCAAAGTGGCAAACCAGATAGAGACCGCGGAGCCGGCTGGGACTGGGACTTTCGTCAAGCTCGGTGAAGTCTATGGGATCCTAACCGCTGGACACGTCCTTCAGCCCATGCAGCAGGGAGAAACCGTTGGTCTTGTTCGTTTTCCCAGCATCGAGCCAGTTCTACAAAACTATAGGCTCGATCTAAACCATACAGAGCGTGTCGTTAAGTGGAGTGGACAGAATTGTGAAGCCCCCGATATTGCTTTCTTAAAAATTCCCACCATTGACGGTCGAAATCTCGAAGCTATTGGTGCGGTATTTTATAATCTTGCGATTCCGCGTGATTTTCGAGTGAGTAAGCCTGAGCACAAAATGAGTAAGTGCTCTGCTATCGTTGGTGTTGTTGGCGAGTGGACGGAGGAGGTTGATAAAGGGGCAAATCCTGGAAAGAAAATAGAGGTTGGTGGGCTATTCGGTGCAGCGACGAACTTGCGTGAGTTCAAGGAGGGCGACGCGGATCTGGTGGAAGTTGAAATAGACCATTCATCGGGGCCAAGAATTCCTAAGAGTTATGGCGGGGTTAGCGGCGGCGCGGCGTGGGAACTGCATGTTGAGCTAGATGAGAAAAACAAGCCGGTTCGCGTGAACAAAGTCCTGCGGGGCGTCGCCTTCAGGGAGTCTCAAGATCGCCGCAAGATCACATGCAATGATAAATCAGTCGTCGATGCTCTTGCGGATACGATTGCCCAAAATTGGCCGTGA
- a CDS encoding hypothetical protein (product_source=Hypo-rule applied; pfam=PF13588), with the protein MTPDFDSMNETDVREIIVRPFLKRLGYEHGSQANIRTEVTLKYDKAFLGRKNPKKDPALVGRADYICEAISYGRWAVEVKAPNVQLNQDDVEQAHTYSAHPEISAAFFVLTNGREFRLYATGQLEKPILQWRFEETDKNLMVLTNILSYEAIRKRSETSRPDVNNPLAAGLRSKMKIVGGEVHYGEHHSNHPLFNGAPFKNTVGGVTGVAVERINDGRLKATVRVLSPYQQFAELNRIAGLGDFEFFCSDEYVSTDVNRPSIFQNVVHGHLKPGEETAIIPNGPKVRSPIGFRCVAYTDAIGYLHDGEFVGALSFDYQYEIIKGYRSGFPQLDKLIESSPPTATMEGEGTFKIRLQP; encoded by the coding sequence GTGACGCCCGATTTTGATTCAATGAATGAAACTGATGTTCGCGAAATCATAGTTCGCCCGTTTCTTAAGAGGCTTGGGTATGAACATGGCAGCCAAGCAAACATAAGAACCGAGGTGACGCTGAAATACGATAAAGCATTCCTTGGACGCAAAAATCCTAAGAAAGATCCGGCGCTGGTCGGTAGAGCCGACTACATCTGTGAAGCAATATCTTATGGTCGTTGGGCTGTTGAGGTTAAGGCGCCTAATGTCCAACTCAATCAGGACGATGTAGAACAAGCACATACTTATTCCGCCCACCCCGAAATATCAGCAGCATTTTTTGTGCTCACAAATGGTCGTGAATTCCGTTTGTACGCAACTGGCCAACTTGAAAAGCCGATTCTGCAATGGCGCTTCGAAGAAACGGACAAAAACCTGATGGTTTTGACCAATATCCTTAGTTACGAAGCTATTCGAAAGAGAAGCGAAACGAGTCGCCCAGACGTCAACAATCCTCTTGCCGCTGGTCTGCGATCAAAGATGAAGATTGTTGGCGGCGAGGTACACTATGGAGAGCATCACTCAAATCACCCGTTATTCAATGGAGCTCCATTCAAGAATACTGTGGGGGGAGTGACAGGCGTCGCCGTTGAACGAATTAATGATGGTCGACTGAAAGCGACTGTGCGCGTGTTAAGCCCGTATCAGCAGTTTGCAGAGCTCAACCGCATCGCGGGATTGGGCGATTTTGAATTTTTCTGTTCTGACGAGTATGTTTCAACGGACGTGAACCGCCCCTCTATATTTCAGAACGTTGTTCATGGTCATTTAAAGCCAGGCGAAGAGACTGCGATCATTCCTAATGGGCCAAAGGTCAGATCCCCAATTGGCTTTAGGTGTGTGGCTTATACAGATGCAATTGGCTATCTCCACGATGGAGAGTTTGTGGGGGCGCTTTCTTTCGATTATCAATATGAAATTATAAAAGGCTATCGATCAGGATTTCCTCAGCTCGATAAGTTGATCGAATCCTCTCCCCCGACTGCTACGATGGAGGGAGAGGGCACATTCAAGATTCGTCTGCAGCCATAA
- a CDS encoding hypothetical protein (product_source=Hypo-rule applied): protein MDEKTFKADVKLAAVSSRVDITLISKWFEQSLLSLKALHKQKAGIRHPRHRGDARETDLVKVLEPMFPRSIELSKGFVIERTTAHSREQDILLLDTATGAAVVHTDGCSYYPVEAVFGAIEVKSRLNLGELRKAILSCMSVKRLALPPQQKIPIGDIWYSLFAYESDWDLDTTAKRIDKAVADVPINLRPDAVYILGKGLLIPGSAQGLELKYRQDLNDGYQSLPSMGTELLPSSEAHAFLWFATSMIDHCLRERSSRKPPSLFSYVVSPLVL, encoded by the coding sequence ATGGACGAAAAGACCTTCAAGGCTGACGTCAAATTGGCAGCTGTCTCGTCGCGGGTAGACATCACTCTGATTTCAAAGTGGTTCGAGCAAAGCTTACTGTCGTTAAAGGCGCTGCATAAACAGAAAGCGGGAATCAGGCATCCACGTCACCGCGGTGATGCGCGCGAAACTGATCTTGTGAAAGTGCTCGAACCAATGTTTCCAAGATCTATAGAGCTCAGTAAAGGTTTTGTTATTGAGAGAACGACCGCCCATAGCCGAGAGCAAGATATTCTTCTTCTGGATACCGCTACCGGAGCTGCGGTTGTCCACACTGATGGATGTTCATACTATCCGGTCGAAGCCGTATTCGGTGCGATTGAAGTCAAGTCTCGTTTAAATCTCGGGGAGCTCAGGAAAGCGATACTGAGTTGCATGAGTGTGAAAAGACTGGCATTGCCGCCGCAACAGAAGATTCCAATCGGCGACATATGGTATTCCCTGTTTGCGTATGAAAGCGATTGGGATCTCGATACTACGGCCAAGCGTATAGATAAGGCTGTAGCTGATGTGCCGATCAATCTGCGTCCAGATGCTGTCTATATACTTGGCAAGGGTCTCTTAATTCCAGGGAGCGCCCAAGGACTTGAACTAAAGTATCGACAGGACCTGAATGATGGATATCAGAGTCTGCCATCTATGGGCACGGAGCTGCTTCCTTCTTCTGAGGCGCATGCATTTTTGTGGTTTGCGACTAGTATGATTGATCACTGTCTAAGAGAGCGGTCCTCAAGAAAGCCTCCTTCGTTGTTTTCCTATGTTGTTAGTCCCCTTGTCTTATAA
- a CDS encoding hypothetical protein (product_source=COG3323; cleavage_site_network=SignalP-noTM; cog=COG3323; pfam=PF12071; transmembrane_helix_parts=Outside_1_3,TMhelix_4_21,Inside_22_90), whose protein sequence is MRTILLAFAALAAASVFNVGAARAQQYPYCLVNGPGPGDCKYDSYEQCMATASGTGKYCQPNYWLPQNNGAMGYGYGRSPRANRYYGPQY, encoded by the coding sequence ATGCGAACCATTCTTTTGGCCTTTGCCGCTCTGGCTGCCGCGTCCGTGTTCAACGTCGGCGCGGCGCGGGCCCAGCAATATCCCTATTGCCTGGTCAACGGTCCGGGGCCGGGGGACTGCAAATACGACAGCTATGAGCAGTGCATGGCGACTGCATCCGGCACCGGAAAATACTGCCAGCCGAACTACTGGCTGCCGCAGAACAATGGCGCGATGGGCTACGGTTACGGGCGTTCACCACGGGCAAATCGGTATTACGGTCCGCAATACTGA
- a CDS encoding hypothetical protein (product_source=Hypo-rule applied; cleavage_site_network=SignalP-noTM; pfam=PF12071; superfamily=57095): MRTILLAIAAVAASTVLDIGAAQAQNYAWCLVSGPGPGDCSYATRRECQASASGTGYYCQRNYALRGSYARYGRTPRARAITVRNTDAG, translated from the coding sequence ATGCGAACCATTCTTTTAGCGATTGCGGCGGTGGCAGCTAGCACAGTTCTCGACATTGGCGCGGCGCAGGCCCAGAATTATGCATGGTGCCTGGTGAGTGGCCCCGGGCCGGGCGACTGCTCATACGCAACCCGTAGGGAGTGTCAGGCGAGCGCATCCGGCACCGGCTATTACTGTCAGCGAAACTACGCGCTTCGCGGCTCTTATGCGCGCTATGGCCGTACGCCGCGCGCGCGCGCTATTACGGTCCGCAATACTGACGCGGGGTGA
- a CDS encoding hypothetical protein (product_source=Hypo-rule applied), protein MKTFTGYTNIFDDGEGRRYPSGTIFETAEAALTAQKNPALVGKAVFLAQVTWSEEKADSDWKIRR, encoded by the coding sequence ATGAAGACCTTTACAGGCTACACGAATATCTTCGACGATGGAGAGGGGCGCAGATACCCAAGCGGTACCATATTCGAGACAGCAGAGGCCGCGCTCACTGCTCAAAAGAACCCAGCCCTTGTAGGCAAAGCTGTTTTTCTTGCCCAGGTCACATGGTCTGAAGAGAAAGCAGACAGCGATTGGAAAATTCGCCGCTAA
- a CDS encoding nucleoside 2-deoxyribosyltransferase (product_source=COG3613; cog=COG3613; superfamily=52309), whose translation MKIYLAGPLGFSEVGRAFHLQMVSLFGSLRHEVLDPWSFEPKAIAKVLAMPYGKARRKAWLKLNPKIGAKNQKLIDQAEAIVAVLVWRL comes from the coding sequence ATGAAAATCTATCTCGCCGGTCCGCTCGGCTTCTCCGAAGTCGGCCGCGCGTTTCATCTTCAGATGGTATCGCTGTTTGGATCGTTGAGGCACGAGGTGCTCGACCCGTGGAGCTTCGAGCCGAAAGCCATCGCGAAGGTGTTGGCGATGCCCTATGGCAAGGCGCGGCGCAAGGCGTGGCTGAAGCTCAATCCGAAAATCGGCGCGAAGAACCAGAAGCTGATCGACCAGGCGGAGGCAATAGTCGCCGTGCTAGTGTGGCGACTCTGA